Within Vanessa atalanta chromosome 11, ilVanAtal1.2, whole genome shotgun sequence, the genomic segment GAACATGTTCGACCGCTCTGTATAATGCTAGGAGTTCCGCCTGGTAGACGGAACAATACGTTGGTAGCGCCAATTTTATGGTTCTTGTTTCAATACCCTCCTCCCATACTGAAAAGGCTGCGCCCACCTTCCCCTCGATTTTACTTCCGTCTGTAAAAATTTTTACTTCGTGGTGTGAGTTATTATACTGTTCCTGATTTATCAGGCTGCCAAACAGTATGATTGACTGTAGCGACGGATGGGGAGACTCAATGACTGGCGCCATCAGTTCAACCTCTCTGTCTCCAAGTTCAGGGCGAGGGAATCCTTTTTTGGCTTCATACAGTGCGGCTGCTTCTTTTATTCGAAGGTCGAGGGGAAGTATCCCTGCCAGAACCAGAGCAGAGTTTAGCGATACGGTGCGGTACGCTTTGCATAGCTTCTGGGAAAATCCTCTCTGGACAGAGTCTAGTCGTCTTCGAATCCCCAGTTTACTTGCAGCTGGCGACCACGCACCGGCGGCATACAATATAACTGGTTCAACTGCTGCCGTATAGATAGTTTGGATGACCTTCGGATGCAAACCCCAGCCAACACGAGCTGCCCTAGCCAATTGCTTGTATATGTTTAGTGCTTTTTTACAAACATTGGCCACGTGTTTGTCGAATGTTAGTTTGCAGTCGATCGTGAGGCCCAGCAGTTTCATTTCGTCTGACATTCCGATGGCCACCCCTCCCATGCTCAATCGTGGTGTGTCGTGTTTCAATTTCCGCGTCACTATCATTGCACAAGTTTTGTGCGGCGCGAATTTAAGGCGATTTCTAATGCCCCACATTCTAACTTGGTCGAGAGCAGCGTTGGCACATCGTTCTATCGCTAAAGCTGAGTCCCCATCAAAGACCAAAACCACATCATCCGCGAACGCCTGATAATAAACTCCCATTTCATCCAGTTGCTTTAGGAGTGAGTCCAGGAGAAGATTCCAAAAAATGGGCCCGCCTATAGACCCCTGCACGCAACCCTTGCTAGTCTCTATTCTGCT encodes:
- the LOC125067543 gene encoding uncharacterized protein LOC125067543; protein product: MGVYYQAFADDVVLVFDGDSALAIERCANAALDQVRMWGIRNRLKFAPHKTCAMIVTRKLKHDTPRLSMGGVAIGMSDEMKLLGLTIDCKLTFDKHVANVCKKALNIYKQLARAARVGWGLHPKVIQTIYTAAVEPVILYAAGAWSPAASKLGIRRRLDSVQRGFSQKLCKAYRTVSLNSALVLAGILPLDLRIKEAAALYEAKKGFPRPELGDREVELMAPVIESPHPSLQSIILFGSLINQEQYNNSHHEVKIFTDGSKIEGKVGAAFSVWEEGIETRTIKLALPTYCSVYQAELLALYRAVEHVLGHKSRDFGIYSDSMSALQTISNLGSTHPLAVKLRNTLRRTKLQYKSVSLYWIKAHVGLEGNERADELAKEAALRSKKKPDYDRCPISFLKRIIRMETLRLWEERYKLGETAAITKLFFPSAKDAHRIIKKIEINGYITQIMTGHGGFSSYLSRFKCKEDPSCACEQGVEETVPHLIVSCPIFQQRRFDLEHEINTPITVENLQKIMISKNRDKFLKFCIEIVKKVIEKNKSD